GTTTGCCATGTGGTGTCTGCCATCCCTCTTTCTTTCATTGCCTTGCCCTGGTGATGGTTTGTAGTCTGCTCTAAAAATATCCCCTTCTCAGCTGCCAAAGCAGTTAAACCTCTGTGcatgtttcttctgtttcctttatccctttccttctctctcctctcctctcctctcctctcctctcctctcctctcctctcctctcctctcctctcctctcctctcctctcctctcctctcctctcctcctctcctctcctctcctctcctctcctctcctctcctctcctctcctctcctctcttcttttcccctctcctctcttttttttttcttctttttcatctctttttattttctttctggattctctctctctcttgtgcTGATTTTGTATTCCTACTACCTAAATTCAAACATctcaaaagcaaagcacaggatATGCTTTTAGCAGttactttcattttatttatttatttttttaactgttgtgCTGCCCTGGATGacaaagcagcagaggcaggagcaggttTCAGGGCTGCCTGCCTGTGCTATGATTCAGCAGGTTgtaaaaggaaggagggaatgTCTGCTTTTTTGGGAAAGGgtgggagagaaagggagggatgTGTGACAGGCATGCGTGTGTGTATTTGACTTCCTGGTGCTTCTGTGATTGCAGCAATAGCATCAAACTATCCCGTGAGTTATGCTGGAGTTAATAACCTGTTTCAAAAGAGAGACTTGGAAGATACCTGTGTGAAAAAGTTGATTTTGCCTAGATTGGGGAGACAGCCTGCTAAATTATACTGCTTTGTTACCCTTTAAAGCATCCTCCTGTGGGGTTTTTACTATCTTATTTAAAGCACTTGTTAtctcctgtgctgcctgctgcttgtGGCTGCCTCCCTGCCAGTCTGTCTGCATCTTCAGTCCCTGGGTGTAGCTCTCTCAGGAGAGAGGTTTAGGAGCCAGCTTGGTGGCTTTCTGGAAATATGTGAGTGCCTGATTCCAAACTTCAGTGTAAACAGGGATTTGCTGGTTTCAATTATGCTGAGCCTCATTTCTGAACGCCAGGGCCCTGCTTGCATTGTCCTAACACAGAGGAATTTTCTCTGTGGGGATATTTATGTTGCTGACTCATTGCATCAACTCAGAACAGATTTATGTTTACaacccacctccccccccccctttcttccttcttcagccACTCCTAGCAATACTGAATCTGTTCTTCCTGCAGAACACCTCCTAtctgctggaacaggctgcagcccccagcccacaCAGGGGCTTGCTTTAAACGGGTTCATTCTGATACAGCTTTCCAGTTAACTGTGCTCAGCTGGAACAGCTCAGATACAACTTAAAGCAGTGTTACTGATGAGGTAACAGGAGTGATTTTCCTCCTGGCAGGGCCATGTTCACTGCCAGCCATCCCATGCAGCCACAGGtacacagcagcagaaggggaCTCCTGAAGTTTAACCTTCCTCTGATGGTTCCTTTCTCTGATGGTTCCTTCTTCTGAtggttccttccttcctctgatGGTTCCTTCTTCTGATGGTTCCTTCCTCTGATGGTTCCTTCCTCTGAtggttccttccttcctctgatggttcctttcttcctttgatGGTTCCTTCCTCTGATGGTTCCTTGCCTCCATGCAAGCCCAGTGTCTCCTCCGTCCTCTCCTTCCaaaccagcacagcagggacagTTCTTCTGCACTTCCCTTAACGCTCCTGTACTTGTTCAGATCAGTAAGTGCTGAGCATTAACACCGTTTCACCTCTACAGAAATACATGTTAATTCTGGAAACACATCACAGCTTCTAACATTAAACAAGGCCTTTCAATAAGCAGCtgtcacagcagctctgtgatgTTCTTCTAGACCCACTGGACCGTGTGTCAGCTTTTATGGTGTTCTCAGAACTTCAGCTTTTAATTAAGCAAAAACCACTCGATACGCTGAATTCTCTGAGCAGCCAGGCACATGCGAATACCGTTTCCAAGGAGCTAAGAACAGAGACGGCAGAAGCAACGCTGTATTTACTGTTTAATACCAGGGTGCTCAGGCACTGTGCCAGGCAGTGGCCTTCCCGGACAGACCCCCCCAGGGAGAGCCTTCTGCAGACCCAGGGCTCCTCCGCTGCGCCCGGAGAACCTCCCCCGTCTGCTGGGGTCTCGACTCAGGGCCTTTGGCAGCAGCGGGGCGAGGGTCCCCATCATCCCCTCCCCACGCCCGTCCTTGCGGCGGGGACACCGTGAGGCGACAGACGGGGAACGGGAACGGGTCCGGCTCCGCCTCAGCCCCTGGCGCCGGGCGGCCCTGTCAGGCACCGCAGCGCCCCTGGGCTGGGAGCCGCTGAGACCCCGCCCTCATTTCAACGGCCTTCCCAGGGGCGGCCAATCAGCCAACACTTCCTGCAAACCCGCCAGCCAATAAGAGCGCTCCACGAAGGGCAGCGCCGTTGGGGCGGGTTTTGAGGCGGGCACGCGTTTGAGCGACTGCGGTAAAAACCAATCGGAGCGCCGGacgggcggcggggcgggccgCGGGGAGTTCTCTCCGCCAATGGGAGAGGAGCAGCGAGGTGGGCCGGGGGCGGGGCTGGCGGGCGGCAGAtaggcgggcggcggcggcggcgctgGGTGCGGGGACACGTGACGGAGGTGAGGGGAGGCCGGGGGCGGCGGACGGGGCTGCGCGGCGCTGCGGGGGGTGAGTGTCCCCTTCTCCCCTGTGCCCCGGCCCGCCGTGACCCCCACCCGCTCCGCGACCACTGCGGTGCGGGAGCGGGCCCTCCCGCGGGGCATGCCGGGGGATTGGCGGGGTGAGGCGGCGGGGGAGCCGGGCCTGCCGGGGGGCGTGCGGTGGGTAGGGCCTggaggggggggtgggatgggatgatGCGAGGCCTCGGGAGTGGGGGGTGACGGGAGGCCCCTGCGTGTGTGCGGCGTGGGGCAGGGAGGGCGGCGGGTCCCTGGGGGTAGGGGGAGGTGTGGACCCccgggaggaggggagagaagagcGGCCGTACCCCGGGAGGCTCTGAGGCTGCGGGCGGGCATGGGGCTGCTGCGGGTCCCGCCGGCTCTCGCTTGGCCCCTGTAGGCCTCTGAGAGGCCTGGCGGGGAGCGGCGGGTCTTCTGGTAAGTTCTAGGACCTGGGGGCAGGGTCGCGGCTGGAACGGGGCCGACTGAGCCTCTTGTTGCCCCGCGCCCCCGATGGGGTGGGACGGGGAGCAGCTTTGAGGTGGATGTGGGTTGGCGTGTGAGTTGGGTTTTACCAAGCTTCCTGTTCTAATGTCGGCCACTAAGGTGTGGAAATCTAAAGATGCTTCCTGTGAGCCCTCTGAACTCCCAAGGGGGGTGGGTGTAGAGCATAGTGTGTGGCTTGGGTTGTGCCAGGGGGAGTAGAAGTCTCTGGAAATGAGGTGTTCAAGGTTCTGGACTGGAGGCCCAAGAGCTGGGGGAGATGTGGCCCTTGAGCAGCAGGAATGGCAAAGGTGAAGTGCAGAGCAGGAATCTGCAGCAGCAAGGCCTGAGAGTTTGGAGGACTTAAAATTactgtgctttgatttttcccACCTGAATATAATTTACACTGGGTGCCttcaaaataatacagaaatgaCATTTCAGTTCTTGTTTGTGGCTGGGGATTGTATTGTGTACTTCTAAAATGGAAACAACCTACACATTTGAATTAAAATGCAAGTAGCCTACTTCTTGCTTGCCTGTACTGATTCTAAGGGTGAACTCTCACATGCAGTTTTGTGGTTAAGAACTTTCTAGGCTGTAGAAAGGGAAACACTGCATGTGATTTGGTTGTGAAGGGAAGATGACATATTAATAGCAGTATTAGTAATGGTGAAGGTCCAGACTATATTATTATTAGTGTCAATGTAATTAATGCTGCAGTGTTTCTGCATCATGGAAAACTCTGGAACTCGTTTAGAATGTTAGATGTCTGGAAACTTGTCTGTAGTAGTGTAATGTATTTCTAACTGTGGGATGTTTATATGGCTACTGACACGTTGGTTTTATGGGATGTCTTGCCCACTGTGACTTGGGTTGTTGCTGGAATACTGCAAGGAGGCAGTGGAACTGTAATAATGTATGATGTAATACATATAACTACTGGTTAAATAGAGGTTGAAATATACTACTTTAATTTCAAATTGATCCACTCTAAATGACTTCAGAAACCTTACTGTTGATTGGCTCACATTATATGGGTTTATCCAAAGCACCTCATGAAACTAGGAAAAGGTTTAAGTTAAACTTCATGTTTATATTAAATCTTGGCATTtcttggatttttaaaatggtatGAAGGGAATACTTTTACAATTCACAGACAATATCCCAAGCTGTGTGCAAGATGTAAACTGCTTCCTGGTATCAGCTGCCCTCCTAGGAAGGGAAGCCAAACACAGAACAGTAGGAAAGCTTGCAGCTTCCCTTAGGTTACCCTCATTTGATGTGCTGCAGCACTTCCCCCTAAGTAAAAGAATAAATCCTTTATGGTGAATATGCTGTGACTTGTACTGAGCCCTGGcttttacttccttttctggcctttcatttttcagcctGTAGTGGTGATCATGGCAGCAGCCTGTTCTTGCTGGCATCAGTTCTAGAGCAGGACAAACTTGAATTGATTTTTAGGCATGATGGTCTTGAAAGATCTTGAGGCACCTTCTGATCTCTCCCCCACTTAATGTAATTGTTCTAGCAACCCATCTGTTTCATGGTCAAAAAGCCTTCCAGTTCTGTCTTTGCCCTCCAAGGACTTCTAGTTCTGCAGGAATGATTGCTTTGCTGACAGGCAGTACATGGTGTTTTCTCCCTTACAGTATCTGTGCTGTTGTTGtacattatttttagaaagtgGCATATTTGGAATGCTTATTAAAAACAAGCTTTGTTTCTGTCACCTTTCACACCTAATCTTTTGCCTGGTTTGTGCTCCTTAAACCCAAAACAGAAGGCAGctttttctgtgaaactgtTGAGCTCTCCAGATGAAGTTTGGCTAATCCTTTGGAGGAGACTTGCCACAAATCATAGGAGTCTATCCCAGCCACGCCCtcctaaaaaaggaaaagaaaaaggaaaagaaaaaaagagagacgGGGGGACACATTTACACAAACCACCTCCCAGG
This window of the Calypte anna isolate BGI_N300 chromosome 13, bCalAnn1_v1.p, whole genome shotgun sequence genome carries:
- the LOC115599118 gene encoding proline-rich protein 2-like, with the protein product MPARSLRASRGTAALLSPPPGGPHLPLPPGTRRPPCPTPHTRRGLPSPPTPEASHHPIPPPPPGPTHRTPPGRPGSPAASPRQSPGMPRGRARSRTAVVAERVGVTAGRGTGEKGTLTPRSAAQPRPPPPASPHLRHVSPHPAPPPPPAYLPPASPAPGPPRCSSPIGGENSPRPAPPPVRRSDWFLPQSLKRVPASKPAPTALPFVERSYWLAGLQEVLADWPPLGRPLK